The proteins below are encoded in one region of Apostichopus japonicus isolate 1M-3 chromosome 4, ASM3797524v1, whole genome shotgun sequence:
- the LOC139966125 gene encoding transmembrane and ubiquitin-like domain-containing protein 1 isoform X1 has product MNLFYTLLYRLVNSMIYPKEKLDQPIMSLIEGVGDELTITLSLFVIFVTLIVAWVSTRVSETRLTQSQLSGLRVELNEITQENNSQSEEEAGSSTEGTENELEQRLNEPSSLEGNSPTADGIDGQNETDSACNALPSSEEHTKKESADPSVKDETSKDHSSEATTKCESLNQDGDDSRVENLSERTYETEPDSNRTSTDDNISLKIKFLNETERIIRTSIEETVGNFKRLNFAEESQDGRVVHLIFNGQFLRDDSRQLGSYSIVNNCVLHCHISQHQQSPGTAAQQSEQGELDIGQFMVPLFACTIGFVWYLRWQYSYMFNTMSTMSLSAVTVLFMLAVLAAWRG; this is encoded by the exons ATGAATTTATTTTATACCTTGTTATATCGTCTGGTGAACAGTATG ATATACCCAAAGGAAAAGCTTGATCAGCCAATCATGTCACTAATAGAAGGAGTAGGGGATGAACTGACTATTACTCTAtctttatttgttatatttgttaCATTAATTGTTGCTTGGGTGTCAACAAGGGTCTCTGAGACTCGTCTAACTCAATCCCAGCTGAGTGGACTTCGTGTGGAGCTCAATGAAATAACACAAGAAAACAACTCCCAGTCTGAGGAAGAAGCTGGCAGCTCAACAGAAGGCACAGAAAATGAATTGGAACAAAGATTAAATGAACCTTCATCACTGGAAGGAAATAGTCCAACGGCAGATGGTATTGATGGCCAAAATGAAACTGACTCTGCATGTAACGCACTTCCATCATCGGAGGAACACACAAAGAAAGAGTCTGCAGATCCCTCAGTGAAAGATGAAACAAGTAAAGACCATTCAAGTGaagcaacaacaaaatgtgaaagtTTAAATCAAGATGGAGATGATTCTAGGGTGGAAAACTTATCAGAGAGGACTTATGAAACTGAACCAGATAGTAATAGAACTTCAACTGATGATAATATAAGTCTCAAAATTAAATTCCTTAATGAAACAGAAAGGATCATCAGGACAAGCATTGAAGAAACTGTTGGCAACTTTAAAAG ACTGAATTTTGCAGAGGAGAGTCAGGATGGTCGAGTTGTGCACCTCATCTTCAATGGTCAGTTTCTGAGAGATGATAGTCGACAACTCGGTTCCTACAGCATTGTCAACAACTGCGTTCTTCATTGTCATATATCACAGCATCAGCAAAGTCCAGGAACTGCTGCCCAGCAATCCGAACAAGGAGAGTTAGATATCGGCCAATTCATGGTTCCTTTATTTGCGTGTACCATCGGCTTCGTTTGGTACTTGAGGTGGCAGTACAGCTATATGTTTAACACCATGTCAACCATGTCTTTGTCAGCAGTCACAGTACTATTCATGTTGGCAGTCCTTGCTGCGTGGAGGGGATGA
- the LOC139966127 gene encoding ATP synthase lipid-binding protein, mitochondrial-like produces the protein MYHCTRLCSSGTQTLIARGARSFVRPLSASTSVNNENTNVSRRNLSSYGSVASLSGATTVTIPQIPGLMNQIAARNFQTSAVQKDVEAAAKFIGAGAATVGIAGSGAGIGTVFGSLIIGYARNPSLKQQLFTYAILGFALSEAMGLFCLMVAFLILFAL, from the exons ATGTATCACTGCACAAGATTATGTTCCTCAGGAACGCAAACTCTC ATTGCCCGTGGAGCCAGATCATTTGTCAGACCACTTAGTGCATCAACCAGCgtcaacaatgaaaatacaaa TGTTTCAAGGCGCAACCTGAGCTCATATGGCAGTGTTGCTAGCCTCAGCGGTGCAACAACAGTAACAATCCCACAGATACCAGGACTTATGAATCaa ATTGCTGCAAGGAACTTCCAGACATCTGCTGTACAAAAAGATGTTGAAGCTGCTGCAAAATTCATCGGAGCTGGAGCTGCCACAGTAGGAATTGCCGGATCTGGCGCTGGTATTGGAACCGTCTTTGGCAGTTTGATTATCGGTTATGCCCGTAACCCATCACTAAAACAACAGCTTTTCACCTATGCCATCTTGGGTTTTGCATTGTCTGAAGCCATGGGTCTATTTTGTCTTATGGTTGCTTTCCTTATCCTGTTTGCCCTGTGA
- the LOC139966125 gene encoding transmembrane and ubiquitin-like domain-containing protein 1 isoform X2, which yields MSLIEGVGDELTITLSLFVIFVTLIVAWVSTRVSETRLTQSQLSGLRVELNEITQENNSQSEEEAGSSTEGTENELEQRLNEPSSLEGNSPTADGIDGQNETDSACNALPSSEEHTKKESADPSVKDETSKDHSSEATTKCESLNQDGDDSRVENLSERTYETEPDSNRTSTDDNISLKIKFLNETERIIRTSIEETVGNFKRLNFAEESQDGRVVHLIFNGQFLRDDSRQLGSYSIVNNCVLHCHISQHQQSPGTAAQQSEQGELDIGQFMVPLFACTIGFVWYLRWQYSYMFNTMSTMSLSAVTVLFMLAVLAAWRG from the exons ATGTCACTAATAGAAGGAGTAGGGGATGAACTGACTATTACTCTAtctttatttgttatatttgttaCATTAATTGTTGCTTGGGTGTCAACAAGGGTCTCTGAGACTCGTCTAACTCAATCCCAGCTGAGTGGACTTCGTGTGGAGCTCAATGAAATAACACAAGAAAACAACTCCCAGTCTGAGGAAGAAGCTGGCAGCTCAACAGAAGGCACAGAAAATGAATTGGAACAAAGATTAAATGAACCTTCATCACTGGAAGGAAATAGTCCAACGGCAGATGGTATTGATGGCCAAAATGAAACTGACTCTGCATGTAACGCACTTCCATCATCGGAGGAACACACAAAGAAAGAGTCTGCAGATCCCTCAGTGAAAGATGAAACAAGTAAAGACCATTCAAGTGaagcaacaacaaaatgtgaaagtTTAAATCAAGATGGAGATGATTCTAGGGTGGAAAACTTATCAGAGAGGACTTATGAAACTGAACCAGATAGTAATAGAACTTCAACTGATGATAATATAAGTCTCAAAATTAAATTCCTTAATGAAACAGAAAGGATCATCAGGACAAGCATTGAAGAAACTGTTGGCAACTTTAAAAG ACTGAATTTTGCAGAGGAGAGTCAGGATGGTCGAGTTGTGCACCTCATCTTCAATGGTCAGTTTCTGAGAGATGATAGTCGACAACTCGGTTCCTACAGCATTGTCAACAACTGCGTTCTTCATTGTCATATATCACAGCATCAGCAAAGTCCAGGAACTGCTGCCCAGCAATCCGAACAAGGAGAGTTAGATATCGGCCAATTCATGGTTCCTTTATTTGCGTGTACCATCGGCTTCGTTTGGTACTTGAGGTGGCAGTACAGCTATATGTTTAACACCATGTCAACCATGTCTTTGTCAGCAGTCACAGTACTATTCATGTTGGCAGTCCTTGCTGCGTGGAGGGGATGA